One window from the genome of Saimiri boliviensis isolate mSaiBol1 chromosome 2, mSaiBol1.pri, whole genome shotgun sequence encodes:
- the GBGT1 gene encoding globoside alpha-1,3-N-acetylgalactosaminyltransferase 1 isoform X2 produces the protein MLKTGYRSPMCPIISPAQRSSTRSCTTRGRSRSSPWSQYPQPKLLEHRPTQLLTLTPWLAPIISEGTFHPELLQHIYQPLNLTIGVTVFAVGKYTHFVQSFLESAEEFFMRGYRVHYYIFADNPAAIPRVPLGPHRILSTIPIQGHSHWEISMSRMETISQHIAKRAHREVDYLFCLDVNMVFRNPWGPETLGDLVAAIHPGYYTVPRQQFPYERRRVSAAFVADSEGDFYYGGAVFGGQVARVYEFTRSCHMAILADKANGIMAAWQEESHLNRHFISNKPSKVLSPEYLWDNRKPQPPSLKLIRFSTLDKDISCLRS, from the exons ATGTTGAAAACTGGCTACCGGTCTCCTATGTGCCCTATTATCTCCCCTGCCCAGAGATCTT CAACACGAAGCTGCACTACGAGAGGGAGAAGCCGCTCCAGCCCGTG GTCACAATACCCCCAGCCCAAGCTGCTGGAGCACAG GCCCACACAGCTGCTGACACTCACACCCTGGCTGGCGCCCATCATCTCCGAGGGAACCTTCCACCCAGAGCTTCTGCAGCACATCTACCAGCCGCTGAACCTGACCATTGGGGTCACGGTGTTTGCCGTGGGGAA GTACACTCACTTCGTCCAGTCCTTCCTGGAGTCAGCCGAGGAGTTCTTCATGCGTGGGTACCGGGTGCACTACTACATCTTCGCTGACAATCCCGCAGCCATTCCCCGGGTCCCACTGGGTCCCCACCGGATCCTCAGCACCATCCCCATCCAGGGCCACTCCCACTGGGAGATTTCCATGAGCCGGATGGAGACCATCAGCCAGCACATTGCCAAGAGGGCTCACCGGGAGGTGGATTACCTCTTCTGCCTTGATGTGAACATGGTATTCCGGAACCCATGGGGCCCTGAGACCTTGGgagacctggtggctgccattCACCCCGGCTACTACACCGTACCCCGCCAGCAGTTCCCCTATGAGCGCAGGCGTGTTTCTGCTGCCTTTGTGGCAGACAGCGAAGGGGACTTCTATTATGGTGGGGCGGTCTTCGGGGGGCAGGTGGCCAGGGTATATGAGTTTACCAGGAGCTGCCACATGGCCATCCTGGCGGACAAGGCCAATGGCATCATGGCAGCCTGGCAGGAGGAAAGCCACCTGAACCGTCACTTCATCTCAAACAAGCCGTCCAAGGTCCTGTCCCCCGAGTACCTCTGGGACAACAGGAAGCCCCAGCCACCCAGCCTGAAGCTGATCCGCTTTTCTACACTAGACAAGGATATCAGCTGCCTGAGGAGCTGA
- the GBGT1 gene encoding globoside alpha-1,3-N-acetylgalactosaminyltransferase 1 isoform X4 codes for MLKTGYRSPMCPIISPAQRSSTRSCTTRGRSRSSPWSQYPQPKLLEHRYTHFVQSFLESAEEFFMRGYRVHYYIFADNPAAIPRVPLGPHRILSTIPIQGHSHWEISMSRMETISQHIAKRAHREVDYLFCLDVNMVFRNPWGPETLGDLVAAIHPGYYTVPRQQFPYERRRVSAAFVADSEGDFYYGGAVFGGQVARVYEFTRSCHMAILADKANGIMAAWQEESHLNRHFISNKPSKVLSPEYLWDNRKPQPPSLKLIRFSTLDKDISCLRS; via the exons ATGTTGAAAACTGGCTACCGGTCTCCTATGTGCCCTATTATCTCCCCTGCCCAGAGATCTT CAACACGAAGCTGCACTACGAGAGGGAGAAGCCGCTCCAGCCCGTG GTCACAATACCCCCAGCCCAAGCTGCTGGAGCACAG GTACACTCACTTCGTCCAGTCCTTCCTGGAGTCAGCCGAGGAGTTCTTCATGCGTGGGTACCGGGTGCACTACTACATCTTCGCTGACAATCCCGCAGCCATTCCCCGGGTCCCACTGGGTCCCCACCGGATCCTCAGCACCATCCCCATCCAGGGCCACTCCCACTGGGAGATTTCCATGAGCCGGATGGAGACCATCAGCCAGCACATTGCCAAGAGGGCTCACCGGGAGGTGGATTACCTCTTCTGCCTTGATGTGAACATGGTATTCCGGAACCCATGGGGCCCTGAGACCTTGGgagacctggtggctgccattCACCCCGGCTACTACACCGTACCCCGCCAGCAGTTCCCCTATGAGCGCAGGCGTGTTTCTGCTGCCTTTGTGGCAGACAGCGAAGGGGACTTCTATTATGGTGGGGCGGTCTTCGGGGGGCAGGTGGCCAGGGTATATGAGTTTACCAGGAGCTGCCACATGGCCATCCTGGCGGACAAGGCCAATGGCATCATGGCAGCCTGGCAGGAGGAAAGCCACCTGAACCGTCACTTCATCTCAAACAAGCCGTCCAAGGTCCTGTCCCCCGAGTACCTCTGGGACAACAGGAAGCCCCAGCCACCCAGCCTGAAGCTGATCCGCTTTTCTACACTAGACAAGGATATCAGCTGCCTGAGGAGCTGA
- the GBGT1 gene encoding globoside alpha-1,3-N-acetylgalactosaminyltransferase 1 isoform X1 has protein sequence MHRQRLALGLGICLLVGTSLSVLWVYVENWLPVSYVPYYLPCPEIFNTKLHYEREKPLQPVVWSQYPQPKLLEHRPTQLLTLTPWLAPIISEGTFHPELLQHIYQPLNLTIGVTVFAVGKYTHFVQSFLESAEEFFMRGYRVHYYIFADNPAAIPRVPLGPHRILSTIPIQGHSHWEISMSRMETISQHIAKRAHREVDYLFCLDVNMVFRNPWGPETLGDLVAAIHPGYYTVPRQQFPYERRRVSAAFVADSEGDFYYGGAVFGGQVARVYEFTRSCHMAILADKANGIMAAWQEESHLNRHFISNKPSKVLSPEYLWDNRKPQPPSLKLIRFSTLDKDISCLRS, from the exons ATGCATCGCCAGAGACTGGCCCTGGGTCTGGGGATCTGCCTGTTGGTGGGCACAAGCCTCAGTGTCCTGTG ggtGTATGTTGAAAACTGGCTACCGGTCTCCTATGTGCCCTATTATCTCCCCTGCCCAGAGATCTT CAACACGAAGCTGCACTACGAGAGGGAGAAGCCGCTCCAGCCCGTGGTATG GTCACAATACCCCCAGCCCAAGCTGCTGGAGCACAG GCCCACACAGCTGCTGACACTCACACCCTGGCTGGCGCCCATCATCTCCGAGGGAACCTTCCACCCAGAGCTTCTGCAGCACATCTACCAGCCGCTGAACCTGACCATTGGGGTCACGGTGTTTGCCGTGGGGAA GTACACTCACTTCGTCCAGTCCTTCCTGGAGTCAGCCGAGGAGTTCTTCATGCGTGGGTACCGGGTGCACTACTACATCTTCGCTGACAATCCCGCAGCCATTCCCCGGGTCCCACTGGGTCCCCACCGGATCCTCAGCACCATCCCCATCCAGGGCCACTCCCACTGGGAGATTTCCATGAGCCGGATGGAGACCATCAGCCAGCACATTGCCAAGAGGGCTCACCGGGAGGTGGATTACCTCTTCTGCCTTGATGTGAACATGGTATTCCGGAACCCATGGGGCCCTGAGACCTTGGgagacctggtggctgccattCACCCCGGCTACTACACCGTACCCCGCCAGCAGTTCCCCTATGAGCGCAGGCGTGTTTCTGCTGCCTTTGTGGCAGACAGCGAAGGGGACTTCTATTATGGTGGGGCGGTCTTCGGGGGGCAGGTGGCCAGGGTATATGAGTTTACCAGGAGCTGCCACATGGCCATCCTGGCGGACAAGGCCAATGGCATCATGGCAGCCTGGCAGGAGGAAAGCCACCTGAACCGTCACTTCATCTCAAACAAGCCGTCCAAGGTCCTGTCCCCCGAGTACCTCTGGGACAACAGGAAGCCCCAGCCACCCAGCCTGAAGCTGATCCGCTTTTCTACACTAGACAAGGATATCAGCTGCCTGAGGAGCTGA
- the GBGT1 gene encoding globoside alpha-1,3-N-acetylgalactosaminyltransferase 1 isoform X3 yields MHRQRLALGLGICLLVGTSLSVLWVYVENWLPVSYVPYYLPCPEIFNTKLHYEREKPLQPVVWSQYPQPKLLEHRYTHFVQSFLESAEEFFMRGYRVHYYIFADNPAAIPRVPLGPHRILSTIPIQGHSHWEISMSRMETISQHIAKRAHREVDYLFCLDVNMVFRNPWGPETLGDLVAAIHPGYYTVPRQQFPYERRRVSAAFVADSEGDFYYGGAVFGGQVARVYEFTRSCHMAILADKANGIMAAWQEESHLNRHFISNKPSKVLSPEYLWDNRKPQPPSLKLIRFSTLDKDISCLRS; encoded by the exons ATGCATCGCCAGAGACTGGCCCTGGGTCTGGGGATCTGCCTGTTGGTGGGCACAAGCCTCAGTGTCCTGTG ggtGTATGTTGAAAACTGGCTACCGGTCTCCTATGTGCCCTATTATCTCCCCTGCCCAGAGATCTT CAACACGAAGCTGCACTACGAGAGGGAGAAGCCGCTCCAGCCCGTGGTATG GTCACAATACCCCCAGCCCAAGCTGCTGGAGCACAG GTACACTCACTTCGTCCAGTCCTTCCTGGAGTCAGCCGAGGAGTTCTTCATGCGTGGGTACCGGGTGCACTACTACATCTTCGCTGACAATCCCGCAGCCATTCCCCGGGTCCCACTGGGTCCCCACCGGATCCTCAGCACCATCCCCATCCAGGGCCACTCCCACTGGGAGATTTCCATGAGCCGGATGGAGACCATCAGCCAGCACATTGCCAAGAGGGCTCACCGGGAGGTGGATTACCTCTTCTGCCTTGATGTGAACATGGTATTCCGGAACCCATGGGGCCCTGAGACCTTGGgagacctggtggctgccattCACCCCGGCTACTACACCGTACCCCGCCAGCAGTTCCCCTATGAGCGCAGGCGTGTTTCTGCTGCCTTTGTGGCAGACAGCGAAGGGGACTTCTATTATGGTGGGGCGGTCTTCGGGGGGCAGGTGGCCAGGGTATATGAGTTTACCAGGAGCTGCCACATGGCCATCCTGGCGGACAAGGCCAATGGCATCATGGCAGCCTGGCAGGAGGAAAGCCACCTGAACCGTCACTTCATCTCAAACAAGCCGTCCAAGGTCCTGTCCCCCGAGTACCTCTGGGACAACAGGAAGCCCCAGCCACCCAGCCTGAAGCTGATCCGCTTTTCTACACTAGACAAGGATATCAGCTGCCTGAGGAGCTGA